One genomic region from Sparus aurata chromosome 15, fSpaAur1.1, whole genome shotgun sequence encodes:
- the cul9 gene encoding cullin-9 isoform X1 — MRIQQCGPPVDSDKTNITRLGNDTLGRKRKQRLRGRTETKATVCDTAATMVGERRNGNLLVQLGPRLQAYPEELIRQRRNHDGQTEYLIRWCLITIDDGSGSGSGNSEAGGTSGGSSGVGSSSGSTSGESKPENILMWMSTEDVYANCPTLLGKRKTDSQRPLQQEKLQGGESSDGGQRSGGEFPTDVTFDEVELSDMKEDVKNLVRRARKQMTKKSDFSISITHTIHVLSAYASIGSLVGVFKETGALNLLMELLCNKETQTRRSAGKMLRALASHDAGSRAYVLLSLSQQDGIEQHMDFDNRYTLLELFAETTSSEEHGISFEGIHLPQIPGKLLFSLVKRYLCVTSLMDKLNTAGAESTSDRQDASPSPASSSSAAHQTEHLRVQREFDFTMAMANLISELVRVMGWDRNRQPPDGSAQRPGGGGACGEEQGEEASRPVLRSIFQPRFCASPVVLTTNSAVAAPVAMPTKKKAGNGFKTRSDFASRSAYVEYVQDNLKSGMMVRMLEDYEEVSAGDEGEFRYSNDGSPPVQVYWNSLSRTYWVHWHMVEILGSGSSSQAEKETQEKASSLTETLKLTSVSQTFFSKPPGGLYSLPYLSEGLQREPLALSRAEWWEILFFIKKLEPKQQQEVNGILLQSLDDQETELDDSSLIGLSVPGDVAKKLLHYLKQKLPSSCLSDLLCSHTFCKHYLRRGGGSLEDEELLAESSLGSSGLGGGGGQSSSSSSSASASSSSAMGSVSKKAKKELPADSGCGGSETESELPSEDESKYPEDLEDKMKVFNNPRVQGKKTVLEKLGEVVDILKKGGSGSDPAQQLAAVLFITRLLEEKGVQEKNSMRSDSAQTIRDKVLKLLVELLGSSSKDLVISTLRLTHLLMLKYEWRVSFATEGGVKAVLSCMQEFPTVTHVQQLALATLKVITGASKHDLRSVGSGLPLSESGTQMMLEIFASIGSATPEGSKGLLGAIPAAIDLMLKSKGCGLSVRNGLLVIIMLISNHKSLAEQLVASDVTTVLKKCLTLSRAETMLAIIALNHISMVHKLESKDCREQLDFKDTELQMLVVSLKELTATKEVIQTLEQLLCDDTSQLEEERNQVTHSRDTYQDLVRLMEQHRADRAVQLSILRILNKFLDSYQEDMLPWHESIEPCLSSMTAFINDREVVQLFIRFLYRLASLNKDYAVVMCRLGTKDALVKALDKHSTNLLLVTELRDLITDCEKYASLYKKMTTSVLAGCIQMVLGQIEEHRRSHQPINIPFFDVFLRNLCQGSSVELKEDKCWEKVEVSSNHHRANKLTDKNPKTYWESNGCTGSHFINIYMHKGVIIRQLAILLASEDSSYMPARILVLGGDEPTNINTELNTVNVTPSASRVVLLENVTRFWSIIQIRVKRCQQGGIDTRVHGFEVLGPKPTFWPVFKEQLCCRTYLFYSTKAHTWCQEVLEDKTQLLQLFNKLNSALRHEQMFADRFLPDAEAAEALGRTCWEALITPIVHSITLSESPGCSPLSWLLSEYLDNAESARRCKSRAAIFNSRVRRLTHLLVHVDTSRPDSEELKPPVKSKGLNRSKELKNGKEGKNKDTAAASSSSSSSSAKPKVKSSSSIAGIALCWQGVVQRQVKKFLESSCSLPDFVERYRSLYLRLKNAMEELFGQQTAFVLALRHGFSAALLQLSILRAMHVSERFAQYIDQMIQASGVACGSVETLERLQQFLEPMLFLSGLELANTFEHFYRYYLGDRLLAQGNAWLESAVIDQIGSCFPSRFPQQMLKNLSESTELQQEFHLYRLQQLDRSLQEQDQMMEEEWAESDEEAEVQVLVLSPRCWAVSSLCFLDEPVKHFPAELCSYLNQFTQFYSHSQYMYGLSHSKPRRLQWTWLGHAELQFGCWTLHVSTLQMFILLQFNSPEEVRVDALLEATGLSAAVLLQALLPLISEGGPLICSQPNEPLQGVLQLNQQVASRSLEGVPESVHLLPRQTYLNVDEDAAGTLERKRNYIYCLIVHIMKQEKEMHIDNLVFKVLDSCQKQEASRSPGAGRFSCSTSDVLSCIMHVISKGCVRRNEENPHIVEFLPEDPSTPQKGQAQFSFSRTEMRKDARDSVADISLMSVPRQFEDGVLDAVLFSMGRTMSQEEVRQLMQRTVQQVSGTLSLDLDRAEHLLVHCKWNVDLLVQRYTDDPDALIMAAGLKFRNPQPPQSPVSTCPVCLGPRSAAADSFPSLGCMHYCCQSCWQEYLTARIEQNLVMNCNCPITDCQAQPTSLFFLNILTDKDTIAKYENALLRGYVECCSNLTWCTNPQGCDQILCKENMGSMGTCSKCCWSSCFSCNFPEAHYPASCSHMSQWMDDGGYYEGMSMEAQSKHLAKLISKRCPSCQAQIEKNEGCLHMTCAKCNHGFCWRCLKPWKPTHKDYYNCSAMVSKAARQEKKFQDYNERCTFHHQAKDFAVNLENKVSSINEALQMKSLTFVIDACKVLAQARKVLAYSCVYSYYNQETEKMDVMEQQTEALDLHTNALQILLEETLLQCTDLASCVRLLKPEHLNTGLELIRRIQERLLAILQHSTQDFRVGYQSKSCLEPESTQASNLSNHTDANKVSKSERASDSGDSDNNNNTGEEGGEEAEDEDDEYDEEYVPEWHEDYDEDDIDEDDFFSDDDESENLERDFSPFD; from the exons ATGCGCATCCAACAGTGCGGACCTCCGGTGGACAGCGATAAAACCAACATCACCAGGCTGGGAAACGACACGTTAGGGCGGAAGAGAAAACAGCGCTTGAGGGGGAGGACAGAAACCAAGGCGACAGTCTGTGACACGGCAG CAACCATGGTGGGCGAACGCCGCAATGGGAACCTGCTGGTCCAGCTCGGCCCGAGGCTGCAGGCGTATCCAGAGGAGCTGATCCGCCAGCGCCGCAACCACGATGGACAGACGGAGTACCTGATTCGCTGGTGCCTCATCACCATCGACGATGGCTCCGGCTCCGGGAGCGGAAACAGCGAGGCGGGAGGGACGAGTGGTGGCAGCTCCGGCGTGGGCAGTTCCAGCGGCTCCACGTCCGGAGAGAGCAAACCGGAGAACATCCTGATGTGGATGTCGACGGAAGATGTGTACGCCAACTGCCCCACCCTCCTGGGGAAGAGGAAAACAGACTCACAGCGCCCCCTGCAGCAGGAGAAGCTGCAGGGCGGCGAGTCATCGGACGGAGGTCAGAGGAGTGGCGGCGAGTTTCCGACAGACGTTACCTTTGACGAGGTGGAGCTGTCGGACATGAAGGAGGACGTGAAGAACCTGGTGCGTCGAGCCAGGAAGCAGATGACCAAGAAGAGTGACTTCTCCATCAGCATCACGCACACCATCCACGTGCTGAGCGCCTACGCCAGCATCGGATCACTGGTCGGCGTCTTCAAGGAGACGGGAGCCCTCAACCTGCTGATGGAGCTGCTGTGCAACAAGGAGACGCAGACGAGACGCAGCGCCGGGAAGATGCTGCGAGCGCTCGCCTCACATGACGCAG GCAGTCGGGCGTACGTCCTGCTGTCTCTCAGTCAGCAGGACGGCATCGAGCAGCACATGGACTTTGATAATCGTTACACTCTGCTGGAGCTGTTTGCTGAAACCACGTCGTCGGAGGAACATGGCATCTCCTTTGAAGGGATCCACCTGCCTCAG ATTCCGGGGAAGCTGCTCTTCTCTCTGGTGAAGCGTTACCTGTGCGTCACGTCTCTGATGGACAAACTCAACACGGCGGGGGCGGAGTCCACCTCTGACAGACAGGACGCCAGCCCctcccccgcctcctcctccagtgCCGCCCACCAGACGGAGCACCTGCGTGTCCAGCGAGAGTTCGACTTCACCATGGCGATGGCCAACCTGATCTCAGAGCTGGTCCGCGTCATGGGCTGGGACCGCAACCGCCAGCCTCCAGATGGCTCCGCTCAGCGGCCGGGAGGAGGCGGGGCCTGTGgggaggagcagggggaggaggcgTCCCGCCCCGTCCTCAGGTCAATTTTTCAGCCTCGTTTCTGTGCCTCCCCCGTCGTCCTCACCACCAACTCTGCCGTAGCCGCTCCCGTCGCCATgccaacaaagaaaaaggcaggaAACGGATTCAAAACACGCTCTGACTTCGCCAGCCGCTCGGCCTACGTGGAGTACGTCCAGGACAACCTGAAGAGTGGCATGATGGTCCGAATGCTGGAGGACTACGAGGAGGTGAGCGCCGGAGACGAAGGAGAGTTTCGCTACAGCAACGACGGCTCGCCACCTGTTCAG GTGTACTGGAACTCCCTGTCCAGGACTTACTGGGTCCACTGGCACATGGTGGAGATCCtcggcagcggcagcagcagtcaggctGAGAAGGAGACGCAGGAGAAGGCTTCCTCCCTGACAGAGACGCTCAAACTCACCTCAG TGAGTCAGACATTCTTCTCGAAGCCGCCCGGCGGTCTGTACTCGCTGCCGTACCTGTCGGAGGGCCTGCAGAGGGAGCCGCTGGCGCTGAGCCGGGCCGAGTGGTGGGAGATCCTCTTCTTCATCAAGAAACTGGAGcccaaacagcagcaggaggtcaacggCATCCTGCTGCAGAGTCTCGACGACCAG GAGACGGAGCTGGATGactcgtctctgattggtctGTCTGTCCCCGGGGACGTAGCGAAGAAGCTGCTGCACTACCTGAAGCAGAAGCTGCCGTCGTCGTGTCTGAGCGACCTGCTCTGCTCGCACACCTTCTGCAAACACtacctgaggagaggaggaggaagtctggaggacgaggagctgctgg CTGAAAGCTCTCTGGGTTCGTCCGgcctgggaggaggaggaggtcagagTTCCTCCTCTTCGTCATCAGCCtcggcctcctcttcctcagcgATGGGCTCCGTCTCTAAAAAAGCAAAGAAGGAACTTCCTGCTGATTCAGGCTGCGGCGGCTCAGAGACGGAGAGCGAGCTGCCTTCAGAAGACGAGAGCAAATATCCTGAAGACCTGGAGGACAAGATGAAAG TGTTTAACAACCCGCGGGTCCAGGGGAAGAAGACGGTCTTGGAGAAGCTGGGAGAGGTAGTGGACATCCTAAAGAAGGGCGGGTCCGGTTCAGACCCGGCCCAGCAGCTGGCTGCCGTCCTCTTCATCACCAGGCTGCTGGAAGAGAAGGGAGTTCAGGAGAAGAACTCCATGAGGAGCGACTCTGCCCAGACCATCCG GGACAAGGTGCTCaagctgctggtggagctgctcGGCTCGTCCTCCAAAGACCTGGTGATCAGCACGCTGAGGCTCACGCACCTCCTCATGCTGAAGTACGAGTGGAGGGTCTCCTTCGCCACCGAGGGCGGAGTCAAAGCTGTCCTGTCCTGCATGCAGGAGTTCCCCACCGTCACTCACGTCCAGCAGCTGGCGCTCGCT ACCCTGAAGGTGATCACTGGAGCCAGCAAACACGACCTCCGCAGCGTCGGCAGcggcctccctctctctgagtCGGGCACTCAGATGATGTTGGAAATCTTCGCCAGCATTGGTTCGGCCACACCCGAAGGCTCCAAAGGCCTGCTGGGAGCCATCCCCGCCGCCATCGACCTCATGCTGAAGTCTAAAGG CTGTGGGCTGTCGGTGCGGAACGGCCTGCTCGTCATCATCATGCTCATCTCCAACCACAAGAGCCTGGCGGAGCAGCTGGTGGCGTCGGACGTCACCACCGTCCTCAAGAAATGTCTGACTCTGTCCAGAGCGGAGACCATGCTCGCCATCATCGCCCTCAACCACATCTCCATGGTGCACAAGCTGGAGAGCAAAG actgtCGGGAGCAGCTGGACTTTAAGGACACGGAGCTGCAGATGTTGGTTGTGAGTCTGAAGGAGCTGACTGCCACCAAAGAAGTGATCCAGACTCTGGAGCAGCTGCTGTGTGACGACACGTCGCAGCTGGAGGAGGAACGCaaccag GTGACTCACAGTCGGGACACGTATCAGGATCTGGTCCGTCTGATGGAGCAGCACCGAGCTGATCGGGCTGTCCAGCTCTCCATCCTCAG GATCCTGAACAAGTTCCTGGACAGCTACCAGGAGGACATGCTGCCGTGGCACGAGAGCATCGAGCCCTGCCTGTCCTCCATGACGGCCTTCATCAACGACAGAGAG GTGGTCCAGCTGTTTATCCGCTTCCTGTACCGACTGGCGTCTCTGAACAAAGACTATGCGGTGGTCATGTGTCGCCTCGGGACCAAAGACGCTCTGGTGAAAGCTCTGGACAAACACAGCACCAACCTGCTGCTGGTCACCGAGCTGCGAGACCTCATCACCGACTGTGAGAAGTACGCCAGCCTCTACAAGAAGATGACCACCAGCGTCCTCGCAGGCTGTATCCAG atGGTGTTGGGTCAGATTGAGGAGCATCGTCGCAGCCATCAACCAATCAACATCCCCTTCTTTGACGTGTTCCTGAGGAACCTCTGCCAGG GTTCCAGTGTGGAGCTGAAGGAGGATAAGTGCTGGGAGAAAGTTGAAGTTTCGTCCAATCACCATCGAGCAAACAAACTGACCGACAAGAACCCCAAAACTTACTGGGAGTCCAACGGCTGCACTGGCTCGCACTTCATCAACATCTACATGCACAAAGGAGTCATCATCAG acaacTGGCTATCCTGTTGGCCAGCGAGGACTCGAGCTACATGCCAGCCCGGATCCTGGTTCTGGGAGGAGACGAGCCCACCAACATCAACACTGAACTGAACACG gtgaatGTGACTCCGTCAGCCAGTCGAGTGGTTCTCCTGGAGAACGTGACCAGATTCTGGTCCATCATCCAGATCAGGGTGAAGAGATGTCAGCAG GGTGGTATCGACACGAGAGTCCACGGGTTTGAGGTTCTGGGTCCGAAGCCGACATTCTGGCCGGTGTTCAAGGAGCAGCTGTGCTGTCGGACCTACTTGTTCTACAGCACCAAGGCCCACACCTGGTGTCAGGAGGTGCTGGAGGACAAgacacagctgctgcagctcttcaACAA actGAACAGCGCTCTGAGACACGAGCAGATGTTTGCAGATCGTTTCCTGCCGGACGCCGAGGCGGCTGAAGCTCTGGGTCGAACCTGCTGGGAGGCTCTGATCACCCCGATTGTCCACAGCATCACACtgtcag AATCCCCGGGGTGCAGCCCTCTGTCCTGGCTCCTCAGTGAGTACCTGGATAACGCAGAGTCCGCTCGCCGCTGTAAAAGCCGGGCGGCCATCTTTAACTCCAGAGTGAGACGACTCACACACCTGCTGGTGCACGTGGACACGAGCCGACCGGACAGCGAGGAGCTGAAGCCTCCCGTCAAATCAA aagGTCTCAACCGAAGCAAAGAGCTGAAGA ACGGTAAAGAGggtaaaaacaaagacactgcCGCGgcgtcctcttcctcctcctcctcctcagccaaGCCTAAagtgaagagcagcagcagcatcgcAGGGATCGCCCTCTGTTGGCAGGGAGTGGTACAGCGCCAG GTGAAGAAGTTTCTGGAGTCGAGCTGCAGCCTGCCGGACTTTGTGGAGCGTTACCGGAGTCTGTACCTGCGGCTGAAGAACGCCATGGAGGAGCTGTTCGGACAGCAGACGGCGTTCGTCCTCGCCCTCCGACACGGCTTCTCCGCCGCCCTGCTGCAGCTCTCCATCCTCAGAGCGATGCAC GTGAGCGAGCGTTTCGCTCAATACATCGACCAGATGATCCAGGCCAGCGGCGTGGCGTGCGGCAGCGTGGAGACTCTGGAGCGGCTGCAGCAGTTTCTGGAGCCGATGCTCTTCCTGTCGGGCCTGGAGCTCGCCAACACCTTCGAACATTTCTACAG GTACTACCTGGGCGATCGGCTGCTCGCTCAGGGGAACGCGTGGTTGGAGAGCGCTGTGATCGATCAGATCGGCAGCTGCTTCCCGAGTCGCTTCCCTCAGCAGATGTTGAAGAACCTGAGCGAGTCGACCGAGCTGCAGCAGGAGTTTCACCTGTACCGCCTGCAACAGCTGGACCGAAGCCTGCAGGAGCAAGACCAG atgatggaggaggagtgggCGGAGTCGGATGAGGAGGCGGAGGTccaggttctggttctgtctccCCGCTGCTGGGCCGTCTCCTCGCTCTGCTTCCTGGATGAACCTGTGAAACATTTCCCAGCAGAACTCTGCTCGTACCTGAACCAGTTCACCCAGTTCTACAGCCACA gtcagTACATGTACGGTCTGAGTCACTCGAAGCCTCGCCGGCTGCAGTGGACGTGGCTCGGTCACGCTGAGCTGCAGTTCGGCTGCTGGACTCTTCACGTCTCGACGCTGCAGATGTTCATCCTGCTGCAGTTCAACAGCCCcgag GAGGTCAGAGTGGACGCTCTGCTGGAGGCGACCGGCCTGTCTGCTGCCGTCCTGCTTCAAGCTCTGCTGCCGCTCATCAGTGAGGGAGGACCGCTGATCTGCAGCCAGCCCAACGAGCCCCTCCAGG GTGTGTTGCAGTTAAACCAGCAGGTGGCGTCTCGCAGTCTGGAGGGCGTCCCTGAATCTGTCCACCTGCTGCCCAGACAGACTTACCTGAACGTGGACGAAGACGCTGCCGGCAcgctggagaggaagaggaactaCATCTACTGTCTGATCGTCCACATCATGAagcaggagaaggagatgcACATCGACAACCTGGTCTTCAAG GTCCTGGACTCGTGTCAGAAGCAGGAAGCCTCTCGCTCTCCGGGCGCAGGACGTTTCAGCTGCAGCACCAGCGACGTGCTGTCCTGCATCATGCACGTCATCAGCAAAGGCTGCGTCCGACGCAACGAGGAGAACCCGCACATCGTGGAGTTCCTGCCGGAGGACCCGTCCACGCCGCAGAAAGGCCAGGCCCAGTTCTCCTTCAGCCGGACCGAGATGAGGAAGGACGCCAGAGACAGCGTAGCCGACATCAG TCTGATGTCGGTGCCACGGCAGTTTGAGGACGGCGTTCTGGACGCGGTTCTGTTCTCGATGGGCCGGACGATGTCGCAGGAAGAAGTCCGTCAGCTGATGCAGAGGACCGTCCAACAG gtGTCGGggactctgagtctggacctgGACCGGGCCGAACACCTGTTGGTTCACTGTAAGTGGAACGTGGACCTGCTTGTGCAGCGCTACACCGACGACCCCGACGCACTCATCATGGCTGCCGGCCTCAAGTTCCGAAACCCTCAGCCGCCGCAGAGCCCCGTCTCCACGTGCCCCGTCTGTCTGGGCCCGCGCAGCGCCGCCGCGGACTCGTTCCCCTCGCTGGGCTGCATGCACTACTGCTGCCAG TCGTGCTGGCAGGAGTACCTGACGGCGAGGATCGAACAGAACCTGGTGATGAACTGTAACTGTCCAATCACAGACTGCCAGGCTCAGCCCACCTCACTGTTCTTCCTCAATATCCTCACTGACAAGGACACCATCGCCAAG TATGAGAATGCCTTGCTCAGAGGCTACGTGGAGTGCTGCTCCAACTTGACGTGGTGCACCAACCCTCAAGGCTGCGATCAGATCCTCTGCAAGGAGAACATGGGCAGCATGGGGACCTGCTCCAAGTGCTGCTGGTCCTCCTGCTTCAGCTGCAACTTCCCCGAg GCTCACTACCCGGCCAGCTGCAGCCACATGTCTCAgtggatggatgatggaggaTATTATGAAGGGATGAGTATGGAGGCTCAGAGCAAACATCTCGCCAAGCTCATCTCCAAACGCTGCCCGAGCTGCCAGGCTCAGATCGAGAAGAACGAGGGCTGCCTGCA TATGACCTGTGCCAAGTGTAACCATGGTTTCTGCTGGCGGTGTCTGAAACCATGGAAACCGACACACAAAGACTACTACAACTGCTCTGCCATG GTGAGTAAAGCAGCGCGACAGGAGAAGAAGTTCCAGGATTATAATGAAAGATGCACCTTCCACCACCAGGCCAAG GATTTTGCCGTCAACCTGGAGAACAAAGTGTCGTCCATTAACGAAGCTCTGCAGATGAAGTCTTTGACCTTTGTCATCGACGCCTGTAAAGTCCTCGCTCAGGCTCGAAAG gtgCTGGCTTACTCCTGTGTTTACAGCTACTACAACCAGGAGACGGAGAAGATGGACGTGATGGAGCAGCAGACGGAGGCTCTGGACCTGCACACCAACGCCCTGCAGATCCTGCTGG AGGAGACTCTGCTGCAGTGCACTGACCTGGCCTCGTGTGTCCGGCTGCTGAAACCAGAACATCTCAACACCGGACTGGAACTGATCCGACGTATCCAGGAGCGCCTGCTGGCCATCCTGCAGCACTCCACCCAG gACTTCAGGGTTGGTTATCAGTCCAAGAGCTGCCTGGAACCAGAATCCACTCAGGCCTCCAACCTGTCCAACCACACCGACGCCAACAAAGT GTCCAAGTCGGAGCGAGCGTCGGACTCTGGAGACTcggataacaacaacaacacgggCGAGGAGGGCGGCGAGGAGGCAGAGGACGAGGACGACGAGTACGATGAAGAGTATGTCCCCGAGTGGCACGAGGACTACGACGAGGACGACATCGACGAGGACGACTTCTTCTCCGACGACGACGAGTCCGAGAACCTGGAGAGGGACTTCAGCCCCTTCGACTGA